The following proteins are co-located in the Oncorhynchus clarkii lewisi isolate Uvic-CL-2024 chromosome 30, UVic_Ocla_1.0, whole genome shotgun sequence genome:
- the LOC139390179 gene encoding rhomboid domain-containing protein 3, with product MVDRICSIWFWFGSNRPGFFLGTTFLLTLMGLMWLGGIPASLSLGPGGQYPGCRDLSLYAFSHEELPSLLYNAILLLLLGPCQERRWGTVAFLALSLLSIALLPPLYAILLFISGDEASRVCGSSATQLALFTAQCRQVTQRKLLRCVPVWFLPWLLLLLNLVLLPSTPGLLHFCAILIGHNYRPSFIGVLQKIENIGIFNFLPDWAYVPYYSRLRLPTYNTSQRSGPFPQVSPSNRTPMEDFPPVNPQPWLASVPHWLLDGSAAVSEAQLLEEQMLRAGILASLQDAPEEPGTKVEVSKSSVSFLRLQQLEKMGFPTDKAVVALAATRQLDGAISLLIDDRVGEEAVMTSKGKIPLPPRNT from the exons ATGGTTGACCGTATTTGCTCAATATGGTTTTGGTTTGGCTCGAATCGTCCGGGATTCTTTCTTGGAACAAcgtttctgttaactctgatgGGGCTGATGTGGCTTGGTGGTATTCCAGCCAGTCTGAGTTTAGGCCCAGGTGGACAGTACCCAGGGTGCCGAG atctGTCACTCTATGCCTTTAGTCATGAGGAGCTGCCCTCTCTTCTCTACAACGCAATTCTCCTGCTGTTGCTTGGACCATGCCAGGAGCGACGCTGGGGCACAGTGGCTTTTCTtgccctctcactcctctccatagctctccttcctccactgtaTGCCATCCTACTCTTCATCAGTGGGGATGAGGCTAGTCGTGTTTGTGGTTCCTCTGCCACTCAACTGGCTCTGTTTACAGCCCAGTGTCGTCAGGTGACCCAAAGGAAGCTGCTCAGATGTGTACCAGTTTGGTTCCTGCCCTGGCTTCTCTTACTCCTCAATTTGGTGTTGCTTCCAAGCACACCGGGCCTGCTCCACTTCTGTGCCATACTGATAGGACACAACT ATCGCCCATCCTTTATTGGGGTTTTGCAGAAAATAGAGAATATAGGGATTTTCAACTTCCTCCCTGATTGGGCCTATGTTCCTTACTACTCCAGGCTAAGGCTTCCCACCTATAACACCTCACAGAG ATCTGGGCCATTCCCTCAGGTATCTCCCTCTAACAGAACCCCCATGGAGGACTTTCCACCCGTGAACCCACAGCCTTGGTTAGCGTCTGTTCCTCATTGGCTGCTGGACGGGTCTGCAGCAGTGTCAGAGGCCCAGTTATTGGAGGAGCAGATGCTGAGGGCGGGGATATTGGCCTCCTTACAGGATGCTCCTGAGGAACCAGGGACCAAAGTTGAGGTGTCAAAGTCCTCAGTGTCCTTTCTGAG GCTTCAGCAACTGGAGAAGATGGGGTTTCCTACAGATAAAGCTGTGGTGGCACTGGCTGCAACTAGACAGCTAGATGGCGCCATCTCCCTGCTCATTGATGACAGAGTTGGGGAGGAGGCTGTGATGACATCCAAAGGGAAGATCCCCCTGCCACCAAGAAATACCTGA